GACTCGAAAAGTCTCCCCCCCGGGTTCGCAGTCCAGTTTTGTCCCAGCATAATAAAAGGCGACACTATTACCTGTAAACAACGTTGGAATCCAGCATGTGTGTGTTGGTCCTCCCTCCCCAACGTGGGCTCAGGTGGTTTTGGGGTAGATCTTCTCATAGAAGAAGCTCTGCGGCAGCACCAGGAGCTCGCCGTCCTTCTCCCGGACGGCGTGCGCGCGCGCAAACTGGAACTGCTCCAGCGCAAACTCGTAGAACTCGTTCTCCAGCTTCCAGATCTTGGACTGCTGCAGCTTGGCCACCGTCTCCCGGGTGGGGAGCTTCTTCTCGGTGGTCTTGCGCAGGTGCGACTTCTTACCTGGGGCGACACAGCCGGGAGATGCAGGCctctttacagatgccacatcTGGAGTAACATGTCCCGCGACATACGGTTGTATTGGTCCGAGTAAACGTcggctttacagatgccacatcTGGAGGACACGCGACACTACCGGTTTCGGCTCAACAGACAGCGGGTCAATCgactacagtaaagcctcggttctcgaacgtccccgtttccgtttttttgcttctgttttcgaacgaaaatcgggacTCGAACGCCCCAGACAAAACCCGTAGATaaccagaccagctgacccacaacacgCTTTGCTGAGAATTCCAACGTCGCCGAAagaacccggaaataacatcgcacgcggcgcaagcagttgacccaccgaCGACGtgttttgtcattgtcaattCGAACCCACCCTCGCGtacatttgaagcaaaaaatatatttcagaaattactttattatataaagtatttaaactacaaatgtatttctactatgcagtttattatcaggaaaagctaaaaaaaaaaaaaaaagctttaaaaaagcccaatttttttaggcttggaacgcattatttcttttttccattcattgtaacgggAAACATCgacttggttttcgaacaaatcacttcttgaaccgtttTGTGGTCGAGAATCGAGGTGTCActgtattttcttgttttttttttggacccaaACTCCAAGATGCATCCTTAGCCGTGGGCCGCGAGGTAGTTTACCCGTCTTGTAGAGGTCGGTGGCGCCCTTGAAGAAGCGCGGCAGCGTCGCCTCCAGGATCATGACGAAGTCCTCCAGCTCCTCGGTCACGCCCACCACCAAGTACTCGTTGACCAAGTTGTACTTGGCCTGCTCCAGCGCCCAGCGACTGCCCACATTCCTGCACATTTTATGAAATGCGCACAAGcgattcttttatttttaactatCGACGTGTGCGTGTCGAGCTTTTTTCTCAAGTCACGTTTCTGTCAGGGCGACTGGGAAAATTCTGCaaatctatggaagtaaattagtgccaccaggatttgaatttgaaatgccacagaaaactggatttgaatttgaaatgtaaagagatcacattttcaatcgttgctgcaattcgctgtctaaaaccaaaaccaaacagccagccaatggcagttaCGCTTTcgtagtatgtgacgtcacgtgactaataaagcgtaactgcgattggctgcctgctcggttctgacctggtggcacggacggtgaactttagacagcaaattgtatccggttgaattgttaacattgaaaagttacactgaaatacaactattgcaaatgtgatcactttacatttcaaactcaaatcctgttttctgcggaatttcaaactcaaaaccCGGTGGCACGTATCTACCACGATACAAATCTTCCGTACGAGCGGCAGTTAAGCTTCACGCGAACAAACAGTGCAAACCACCGTAAGACGGCTGACAAACCTAGCATGGACATTGCGGCTTTATATCCCTTCACGCAGTGGATATTGGAACGCGAAAAAGTGGAGCAAAACCCTTAGGACAATGAAACCATTTTTACAGGTACATACGTTTTATCCTTTGCAAAGGACaattaatattactgcagcCTGCTAAGTCAGTTGAGAAATTGTTCAGTCTTTGTCTTGGTTATACTGCTCCCAAGTGGCCAAAGAGGAGCATAACCTGCTTTAAGTTATTTGTAGAAAATGGAATTCTTTCAATTCAATGATCTCATCAGTAGATGCGTACGTATTCTAAAGTGCTATTTTTGTCGTTAAAATCAAAtgatcgttttgttttttgggggagagGTCATTGGAAGGACGTAATGGCATTTGGCTTCATTTCAACGGGAAATATGGTTTATAATAGAGCCAGTAAGAGTCTGTTCTGACCAGCACTCAGAATGGTGCCCACAGAAGAAGGGAATCTGCAGCCAGAGTTTCTCGGGGGCGCAGTCGGAGCCGGCGGACGCCACGCACTCGTCGAAAGTCTGAAGGACGCAAAGCGGGAAAAGGAAACGTTCGTTGAGGCTTTCAAACCGTTCCCGCGCAGCTTTCAAGATGCGTCGAGGCACACCTTCTTGTCACCTTGCTTCCTCCGCCGCAGGCCCGGCCGGTAGTCGTCTCCGAAGCGCAGGAAGTAGTAGTAGGACACCAGGCGCTCGATGGGGTCTCGCACCACGTTGATGTACAGGGGCTTCGCCTCGATGCCGTACCTAAACACGAGCAGCTTTACTGGTGTGCCGAGCGTCGGCACCGGCGACGGCGGCTCTCACTTGGAGAAGTCCAGGTAGGCCACGTGGCCGTGGTAGAAGGCCGGCTTCATTCCTCGCCACGAGGTGACGTTGTGGACAAAACGCATCTACGTTCAACAGAAAAACGTCACTTTTCTTGGCCGCATTGTCTCATCGCTTTCAATTCTCTTGTCCGCTTTAGAAAGCCAAGTTGGCTTTCTGCCGCTCCGTCgctcacagtgatgtttacggaggttaacgtgtggccgcaacacgcttccgtgtacggggactgaagcctatcccagcggattattttcttttttcaaatacgCAGTGCACTCAttggagaacaatgcatatttaaataaaaacgtGTCACGGAgatgtttaccaaagtttaacgtgtggacgcaacacgcttccgtgtacgttggagacgactccctgtcgtatttttttttttttttttgtaaacgcaTTGTCAACCCgtcatcccccccacccccaaatcagagttaatgaatgcgagtttatgTAAAGCCAggtgtcatttattgaaatattggtatttgtattggaaataatctgagtggctccatcactgtgtgggatttattcttgattgagaacagatccagcaacgaagtatttgtatgcatccagacttttctacgctttcaaacttttctgtgtaaatctcgacaacttccTCACCAGAcacgtgtgtagatccagttgtccaagacaagcggaaccaTCGACTTCGGcaataaatatgggtcctctatgccaagtgtctttcatttttccacgcacttttgtttattatcaccttctaaatcacaggtgtcaaactccaggcccgggggccagagctggcccaccacatgatttcatgtggcccgcaaagccaaatctcgagtgtcaatttccatgattcttgtaaaaatctgcaccaaaatttaaaattgtcatatatcataaatgataaagttgcgatattacaagcattttttgtgctaccaaacgtgaatagttgaaaaacacattccccatgatttctgattccaaaactagttgataaattgattatgtaatatgatgagatgactaaatatttttgcttcACAGCCATTAACGGCCCTCTGGGGGAATccagaacaacaatgtggcccgcgaggaaAATGAGTTCTTAACGTTTAACgttatcagacaaaactctgggcaacGTGCtctaagacgtattttcgttacGTCTCGACATTGAGCAATGCtctgcttgaccggcaatacggccaGTTACGCgactttggtgacgtaggtgcacgagctctatacgttTAGAATTGTCTATTCTACGATTATCCCACTGATTCCCTGGCTAGAAATGCTTTAGCTTTATTAATTAAACGGAAAAAAATTTGCACGTAACGTGTCGGTAACACTGtttgtccacttggggtcgCCACCCTCACATGGCAGCGGGAGCAGCCGGATAGTTGCTGAGTTTATTTGCCAGCTGGATTTCTCTTGGTCCCATCAAGTACTTAAAGGTGTTGAGTTATCTCCTgatattgttattttttgctCTCTTCCCTCACTGTTTCCTCGAAAACCAAATACCAGCAGGTGCCGTTTTTCACCTCTTGTATTGCTTTTTGCAAACTATGCATATGTTCCAATTACGGTTGTCTCATTAGTGCTTTTTCgaacaccactttttttttttttttctttacatttttgtttatctgTTCGGTGTCTTCAAATTATGTGTTGTCTTTTAGTTGTACAATACAGTGGTTAACATTTCtttatatttatgaaaacattCCCTGGAGAGTGAACACCCACCATTGACAAATAGTGACAATATGCGAGTCAACGCCCATCCAAAAGGTTTGCAATTGCATAAAGACGACACAAGATGGGACCGAAGCAATTATTATATACGAGATACAACTTTGGCCCGAGCACAAAAACATAATTAGCAGAAGATCAGTCAAGAGACGACGGGAGGGCGTCGGGTCATACCTGGTCCTGCAGGGACATGACGGGGTTATTCTTGCTGGTGTTGATGTGCAACACGTGGAAGCGGTTCCTGGCGCACAGGTCGTAGGCGATGTTGGTGAAGGACGTGCTGGCCGTCTTGGGCACCCGGTTGTAAATGACCACAGTGTCGTCGTCCTCCTCTGAGATGTTGCGACCGCCGTCTTCGCCGccacgctgctgctgctgctgctgctgctgctccgcCTCGGACAACTCGTGTCTGGCCATCGCTCGCTCTGGTGGATAAACGCACAGCGACGTATTccactttcaagataaaaattGAACTGCACTCAGGCAGTGTTTTTACACTCTAACAATAATTGCCTTTAAGTCTTTTAAACGTGATTACGTCATCAGGTGACATGTAGGCCACCATAAGGACGTTAAATGATTACTTATCCCCAATGTAATCCTTATGTGTGGGCGCCTATTTCCTTACCCGTTACGCCATTTGACACTTGATTAGATACACTGGCACAGTTTACAGAGGAAGCAGTTATATCTATGATATACTACACAAAATGAAGCAAGAGACATTCTTTAGGAGATTGCAGTCTGTCGATAAAAGCATTTAATACTGATTATACTCAATATAATGTCATTTTAACACTATCGAACAGTACATTCATTGAAAGGCAACTCTGATTAAGTTTAACATCTCACACTAATTAATATGGAtagtgtgatttttaaaaacaaggttACCTTTTGTaaagaatcattaaaaaaaaaaaaaaaaaaacagtagatgCCCTGTAGatccatatttctttttttttttaatattacaaaaaatgttccgAATCATTTAATTAGCTTTTTCTCCGGGAAAACTGGAATATTTTGTGGGGAACCAAAGCCTTATCTAGATTTACAAGGTCGCACATTACTGCTCATCTTACCTAACTTGGCTCTGGACTCCTCCAGTCTTTGGATCTGGTTCTCGATGAAGAGCACGGTGACGCCGAAGGTCAGCACGGCCAAAAGCTGCAACTTGGGCGGCATCATGACCCTGAAGAGCCCCATCAAGCATCCACGACGAGCATCACCACCGCCGGGGCAAGGAAGGGAAACAACCCTCGGCCCGCTCCGCTCGCCGACACAGTAGCCGTCGGGTGTTGGCTGACTTTGACCACGTAAATCAAAGTAAAAGGATTCCGCCCCCACGATTAGAGACTCAAATCTGCAGTTCAAGTAGGGTCGAACTGGTTAGCTTCCGTGCTACATGCTAGTCATGTTGGCCTCAACTTCATGCTCACATTTCAGTTTACAAACAGCCTTTTTAGACCCGGCCTGAATCTTAAAATCCACCGAAATTTGATTGTTACACGTGAAGCGCGTACGAACGCGAGGAAACTGCAGTTAAATGCGATGTAAACAATTGTTTTGGCGTTGCAGGGCAGATGTTAGCTTGGAGCAGAAAGTAGCGCGTGAGACGTCATTTCCGGATCGCTCTTCTTCGTGCAAAAATGCAGGAAGATGATCCGGCGTTTGAGATGGGGTACGCTTGCAAAACAAAACGATGACGTAGAATAATTCCATTATTCTTATATTATTAGATTATACACGACGTgatcattattaatattatatccTGCGTCATTTTAACGAACTTATAACTAATTGTCTGATAGAAAAACAAACCAATGGTGTAGAATAATTACattgttatattattatattatatattattattatcatcactaTTATATTCTACGTCATTTAAACAAACTCATATTTAATCGTCtgatacaaaaacaaaccaatggCGTAGAATAATTATATTATTGTTGTATTATTATatgatgtattattattattattactattatattctacgtcattgaaACAAACTCATACTTAATTTTCTGatacgtccatccatccctccatcttctaccgcttatccgagCTCGGGTAGTGTCGATAATTATTAATTAGTTATTAATTGATTAGTaattaattactttttaaaaagtttacctattacaaattgaaaatacaatatttaatgGTAGGCATTTTTCACTTATCAAATGTAGTGGAGGGAAGTCACATGGTGCAAATACTCCAATACATCACTATACTTCATCAGACTTTTCAAATAGCCGTACTTTACgtgattgtttgttttcctgCTGATTTTATTTCTAATTCTCATATTAATAAACAAATCCTGTATATGTACATTTTGTACCTTACTTCATCAAAATGTGCTTATTTTTACGTTTACTTGTATAGTTAAGTACATTTCAATCCATACATTAAAAAGCAACTTTTATTGCTTTTGTCACCTCTTATGTGATTCAGTGCCGTTGAacaagtatgtaaaaaatgaacaattgatGACTGCCGGTGCGATGACGGTTATTTCCACTAGATGGGAGCAGAGTTAAATTAACGGCAAAAACAAAAGGGGATGACgtcaaacaaactaaaaaaaaaaaaacgaaagaaaaaaaaccccgacaATCTATTAATTGAGTCGGTTGACTTTGGGCTATCCATCGATAACTTTTATGAACCGCTTATTCTGTATGTGTTACCGAATGTTTATATTGGACTCGTTGTACAGACTAATACGATGCATTGTACCCGTTTTCAACTTCATCATCCAATTAGAGCATGCGTAATAATTCTAATCACACATTGTAATTTGCGTCATACTTCCACATTAGTTGAACATCCAGTTACGTCACATAAACAGTCATCATCAGTTACACCTTAAAGTTCTTGCATATATTGTCACTTAcataaaaatgtctgaaaatattCCAGAGGGTTGCAAGACATTGAGTTACAGTTTCCAGTTATCGTATTTATTTACCTTAAACGTACACCTCACGAGTCAgttatattccatttttttacacCATACAGTCCCATTAAAATTTTTAGGTACGTCATACTGATactcaatctttttttcttttagtagAATTAATTCAAAAGTATGAGAAGCATTAGTGGTAGGCAAGCTTTCTCTAGTGatacaccccccaaaaaaatcacagtttttaatacatttagagtttaacattttttaaacatgttgtACGATGAAACATTAGAATTATTGTAGCTATGCAACAACTTTTAAACGgctttttagtaaaaaaaaaaaaaattcagttgaATTTCTAACATTTTAATTatggcaccttttttttttttaattctcatatAGTCGTATTTTAAGCACAGTCAGATATTTTGAACTTAAATCCAGTTAATGTGATTATTGGAACTAAtacctcatatatatatatatctttttttgtattgtattgtacatatatttttttaaccgtatTTTAATATTGGTCATTATGGCAGTATTTGTAGTGCTAAATATTTCTTGAGGtatttggtgtaaaaagtttgagaacaatgtgagGGGATCACATTTGAACCTCGCAGgtattttctcccccccccctcctccctccccgACTTGGTGagccttaattttttttgtatttattaaagAATCAGCTCATCCATTCTGGCTGCACACTTATTACTTCCATTAATTGTGCCCATCAAGAAATGCGATTTCACGCGCGCCATTTTAAAGCCTTTCAAGTCCGTTCCCTGGGAAATAAAGACACCTCCCGGAGGGGCAGGGCCAAGCAACACCCTCGTCACACTGCAACAAAGCCTTTAttaaccataaaaaaaagagaaataaaaggCACATTTCCCTTGAATCAATGGCGCGGAAACGAGGCAGCCGCCAATTACCTCGTTCGCGGCGCTTTTTGCCGCGGGCCGGCAGATAACGTAGCGTACGGGCGTGGATAAACCGCGATGACCACTGCGTTTACTCACGATAACGCTAATCGGATAAACAACACGTCGCTTGTTTTGCTCcctggtgttttgttttgatcatcTCTGCTGCGATAGCCCCCAACACGCATTCCATTGTTAgcgtttgttttggggtttttttttttgttttttttttttggctcgcTCCACGCTCAGTCGAAATTAATTTCCCCGCGCCGGCAGTCGttgagggcagcacggtgagatCGTGGTTAGCAAGTTTGAGCCGCAGTTCTGAAGTTCAGAGTTTGAATCTAGACTCTGGCGGCTGACTACCGAAGTAGCCACAAGCTAGGAATCTTAGCTAGGTAACGGCTAGCAGCTAGCTCATTAGCTGTTAACGACATACATGATATCTACCTTTGGCTCCAGCTGGCTACACTTGCTATTAGCTAGCTATCTGATAATTAGCCTGTTAGCTTGTAAACAGCTAAATCAAAACAGATTTTAAGTGGATTGCCGATTTCCCAGACATCGGTTCTTTTTGTCCAAATCCGATTAATTAACTGACTGACCAAACACCacccgtccgtccatccgtccatccatccatccatcaatccatccatccatccatccatccactatctaccgcttttccgggtcaggtcgcgtgGGAAGTAGCTTCGGCGGGGATACCGAGACTACCCTTTgccaagccacttcttccagctcttccggagggatcccggggcgttcccaagccagccgagggaCAGTCTCTcctgcgtgtcctgggtcatcctcggggtctctttccggttgTCATGGTTCTGCCGATCCAGCCCGGGCTGATTAGGAGgcccacacctgcgcctcatgctggctgattgactccggtatatataggacccaggagACGACaggtcttggccagatcgtcgcaactcatgccttTTTCCTACGCTCCCCTActcttgatcgtcaaccctggtgtaccgacctcgggtctgttctccgaccgaccaagtaagcctgactcctttgacactcctgccttctttgatcgatctcccgtgtaccgacccctgcccgCCCGCCGACCCGCTCTCTACCCCCGGCGTCCTGACTTCCGCTGCCGCActtgactgtctacctgatccccggccttggaacgaataaacacttttcccaaaatgcctctgcgtcaacggagtcctgcattcgggttcgcctccgtctcgatgggtcgtgaccggcgggacatgcccagaacacgtCACCAgtgaggcatccgaatcagacaccccagccacctcatctggctcctctcaatgcggaggagcagcgcctCGACACttagcccctcccggatgaccgagcttctcaaccgttctctaagggagattggcggaaactcatttcggccgcttggatCCGGGAtcatgttctttcagtcatgccCATAGataagggtaggaacgtagatcgactggtaattTCAGATCGTAACCCAATCCAATTAACTAACTGACCAAACACACGGTCATGTAATGAATGATCTAGCTAACCAACTAACCGGATCTCAACGTGGACAATTGAGCCTTCCGCAAAGATTCTTGGACATGAATGACGAGACTTTCCCTGCAATCAACTTAACTAACCAACTGCGTGCCCCCGATGGCAGTGAATCTGTCCGAGTTACTTGTCCAGTTAACAAATGAACGAATTAACCAACCTAAcgaacaaacaaagaaacacatGGCCCCGACACAAGTGGACTGGGtctcaaaatgtaatttttcaaaagatCTGGAAGCTTTCCCGCGCGTGAATCTCTTAGTAGCCTAATTTTAGCGTCTGGAACAAAATGGCGCTCCTGCCACCCACCCAAATTGTCACGAGTAAGTCCCGCTCGCCCCCTCGCCGACAAAAAGGCTAAAAAGCCCCAAATGAGAGTCCATCCCGCCACGCAGACAAGCGGGACCCGTAATCTCCCGTCATTTGCCGACGTCTTTGTCGGGCGCCGGGAGCGGAAAAGTTTTTACAAAGACGCCAACTTGGGGTTTTGGGGACCGCAGTCAAGAGCTTCCATTAGCACCGGGCCACAAAACGAAAACActacagagaaagaaaaaaaatagagggacAGATGTCCTGGCAATGATGAAAGGCACCGTCAGGAAATGGTAGAAAAATGTCCCATTTATTTTCTCCCGCcttgagggaggggggggggggggtgttggatCCCAAATGGGTCTTAATGCCGCGAGGTGCGAGGTGCATCGTCCCCGTGCGGGCACCAGAGGGCAGAGGAGGCCAGATGCCGAAAGAAGtccaaaaaaaacctttgataGTGCAATACCAAACGTTCATATTCATATTCGGGTCGGTGCACTAAATTATTACCTCACTGTTTACTCATACACAACAATACAATAATATTTAAAGAAGCAAAAATTtaggaacccccccccaaaaaattctccCCTTTCAAGAGTGGCTTTTgcggatttatttttaaatctaaaatatgtacatttttatagtaaaaaaactaatgaaaaaaaaattgggtgctTTGTTctgcctttgaaaaaaaatacagagaatgtaaataattaaagCCGTGTTCtataaaaattgtaattaagtaatagaaagaaaaagaggcagTACAGTGGAGGAACTGGTTACGGCGTTGGGCTCACAGATCTggggaccgaggttcaaatcccggacccgcctgtgtgggtttgctccgggtactcggctttcctcccgcatcccaaaaacatgcaacattaatttgggaATATAAATTgtctcaaggtgtgattgtgagtgcaaatggttgtttatctctgtgccctgtgattggttggtgaccagttgagggtgttccCCACCTTCGAGCTGGATCGGCCTcctgcaacccttttgaggataagcaacttagaaattggatggaaaacaaaagaacaattttatcacactgatatttattttttttaaactcgagtccattacaaaaataaatttctcctgtaatcatttttttaactaacaaattagattattttttaatagaaaaacaaaaaaagtgaacgtTTTTCCCCCCTTAAGTATATAAATCAATTGTATAATTATTTCAATAAAACTccagttttgaaaaatacatcatcaataaaaatagaaaaaaattaattcaagaGTAACATAATTAATAAACCTTGACCACA
Above is a genomic segment from Syngnathoides biaculeatus isolate LvHL_M chromosome 7, ASM1980259v1, whole genome shotgun sequence containing:
- the hs2st1b gene encoding heparan sulfate 2-O-sulfotransferase 1, yielding MGLFRVMMPPKLQLLAVLTFGVTVLFIENQIQRLEESRAKLERAMARHELSEAEQQQQQQQQRGGEDGGRNISEEDDDTVVIYNRVPKTASTSFTNIAYDLCARNRFHVLHINTSKNNPVMSLQDQMRFVHNVTSWRGMKPAFYHGHVAYLDFSKYGIEAKPLYINVVRDPIERLVSYYYFLRFGDDYRPGLRRRKQGDKKTFDECVASAGSDCAPEKLWLQIPFFCGHHSECWNVGSRWALEQAKYNLVNEYLVVGVTEELEDFVMILEATLPRFFKGATDLYKTGKKSHLRKTTEKKLPTRETVAKLQQSKIWKLENEFYEFALEQFQFARAHAVREKDGELLVLPQSFFYEKIYPKTT